From Bacillus sp. FSL K6-3431, the proteins below share one genomic window:
- a CDS encoding multicopper oxidase family protein, whose product MPEKIKLQKFVDELPILNTLSPKMRNNKHSYYEVTMKEFSQKLHRDLGPTRLWGYDGTFPGPTFEVMKNETVYVKWINDLPTKHFLPVDTTIHGSEMTLPEGRSVVHLHGGRTPAHSDGYPEAWFTRNFQETGPLFQQEVYTYPNIERATTLWYHDHTVGITRLNNYAGLSGFYLIRDAHEQSLNLPRGIYEIPLLIVDRSFNPDGSLYYPSTSDQNDASLPRPSLVPPFDADTILVNGKVYPFLNVEPRRYRFRILNASNSRILTLMMNSNQSFYQIGTDGGFLETSVLLNEFILLSAERVDVIIDFSQYYGQTITLKNVTKSASPETTDVLQFRVNVPLKSPDTSAIPYYLGPIEQLPRSMAKKTRDLTLVRIKDQYGRSLNLLDGKMWIDRVSERIEVNTVETWRIINIIDDDPHPIHLHLVDFQILDRQPFDVAQFQKNGNLIFTGPPTPPDPYEMGLKDTVRTPFGYVTSIIARFGPFTGRYVWHCHMLEHEDHEMMRPMEIFKNRTEKNGKG is encoded by the coding sequence ATGCCTGAAAAGATAAAGCTTCAAAAATTCGTGGATGAACTGCCTATTCTAAACACTTTATCTCCTAAGATGCGAAATAATAAACACTCCTATTACGAAGTGACAATGAAGGAATTTTCTCAGAAGCTGCACAGGGACCTTGGACCAACCCGTTTATGGGGTTATGATGGAACATTTCCGGGTCCTACATTCGAAGTGATGAAGAATGAAACAGTGTACGTTAAATGGATCAATGATCTGCCCACTAAACACTTTCTTCCCGTTGATACAACCATTCATGGTTCCGAAATGACGCTTCCAGAGGGTAGAAGCGTTGTCCATTTACACGGAGGAAGAACGCCTGCCCATAGTGATGGTTACCCCGAAGCATGGTTTACGCGAAACTTTCAAGAAACGGGGCCTTTATTTCAACAAGAGGTTTATACGTATCCGAACATTGAGCGAGCCACAACATTGTGGTATCACGACCACACAGTAGGAATTACGAGATTGAACAACTACGCCGGACTCTCGGGCTTTTATCTCATTCGTGACGCGCATGAACAATCCCTTAATCTTCCGAGAGGTATATATGAAATCCCTCTTTTAATTGTGGACCGCTCGTTCAATCCAGACGGATCACTTTACTACCCTAGCACATCGGATCAAAACGACGCAAGCCTTCCGCGTCCTTCTCTGGTCCCTCCTTTTGATGCGGATACGATTCTAGTAAACGGGAAGGTCTATCCATTCTTGAACGTTGAACCAAGAAGATACCGATTTCGAATTTTAAATGCATCCAATAGTCGAATTCTTACATTAATGATGAATTCCAATCAGTCTTTTTATCAAATTGGCACAGATGGAGGCTTTCTTGAGACAAGTGTTTTACTAAATGAGTTTATACTTCTGAGTGCCGAGCGCGTAGATGTGATCATTGATTTTTCTCAATACTACGGTCAAACCATTACTCTCAAAAACGTCACCAAGAGTGCATCCCCCGAAACAACTGACGTCTTACAATTCAGAGTAAACGTTCCGTTAAAAAGTCCAGATACCAGCGCCATTCCTTACTATTTAGGGCCCATCGAACAACTTCCAAGAAGTATGGCAAAGAAAACAAGAGATTTAACACTCGTTAGAATCAAGGACCAATATGGTAGATCCTTGAATTTATTGGACGGAAAAATGTGGATAGACAGAGTTTCCGAAAGAATTGAAGTAAATACCGTTGAAACTTGGCGAATCATTAATATAATCGATGATGATCCTCATCCCATTCATCTCCATTTGGTTGACTTTCAAATTCTTGATCGCCAGCCTTTTGATGTTGCTCAATTTCAAAAAAACGGAAACCTAATTTTTACAGGACCTCCCACTCCTCCTGATCCCTATGAAATGGGATTAAAAGATACAGTTCGGACCCCCTTCGGTTACGTCACATCCATTATAGCCCGTTTTGGCCCCTTCACCGGGCGTTATGTGTGGCATTGTCACATGTTGGAGCATGAAGATCACGAAATGATGCGCCCCATGGAGATTTTTAAGAACCGGACTGAAAAAAATGGTAAGGGGTAA
- a CDS encoding ROK family protein, with the protein MLGAIEAGGTKFVCAVGTKEGELIERIQVDTETPEQTMPKVIAFFQKHPIKALGIGSFGPIDIEKTSNTYGNITSTPKPGWGNYPFVETMKAALNVPIEFNTDVNAAALGELMHGAAQGLDSCLYITVGTGIGAGAVVQGKLLQGLSHPEMGHVPVRRHPEDTYKGRCPYHGDCVEGMAAGPAIEERWGAKGVQLADRQEVWELEAYYLAQALMQYILIVTPKKIIMGGGVMKQAQIFSLVQQQVQKLLNGYVAVPQITESIDEYIVPPALGDDAGITGALMLAKQASETTV; encoded by the coding sequence ATGTTAGGAGCAATTGAAGCAGGGGGAACGAAATTTGTGTGCGCGGTTGGTACGAAAGAGGGAGAACTGATCGAAAGGATACAAGTTGATACTGAGACTCCTGAACAAACAATGCCGAAAGTGATTGCTTTTTTTCAAAAGCATCCGATCAAAGCACTAGGAATTGGTTCATTTGGACCGATTGATATTGAAAAGACAAGTAATACATACGGAAATATTACTTCTACACCTAAGCCTGGATGGGGAAATTACCCATTTGTTGAAACGATGAAAGCAGCCTTGAATGTTCCGATTGAATTTAATACTGATGTAAATGCGGCTGCCTTAGGTGAGTTAATGCATGGAGCAGCTCAAGGACTTGATAGTTGCTTATATATCACTGTTGGGACAGGCATTGGTGCGGGCGCTGTTGTTCAAGGTAAGTTGTTACAAGGGCTCTCTCATCCAGAAATGGGGCATGTACCAGTTCGTAGACATCCAGAAGATACGTATAAAGGCCGCTGTCCATATCACGGTGATTGCGTGGAAGGAATGGCCGCGGGACCTGCTATTGAAGAACGTTGGGGTGCGAAGGGGGTTCAGCTCGCTGATCGTCAGGAAGTATGGGAGTTAGAAGCTTATTATTTAGCGCAAGCGCTGATGCAGTATATTTTAATCGTAACGCCGAAAAAAATAATTATGGGTGGAGGCGTCATGAAACAGGCGCAAATTTTCTCACTCGTTCAGCAACAAGTACAAAAGTTATTGAATGGATATGTGGCAGTTCCGCAAATTACAGAGTCAATTGATGAGTATATTGTACCACCTGCACTTGGTGATGATGCTGGAATTACTGGGGCACTTATGTTGGCGAAGCAGGCATCTGAAACAACTGTATGA
- a CDS encoding phage holin family protein has translation MDKIYTQTGAIISGIIGAIVGPSFKFLYGDSHVVGSVMTALIFFIVMDWISGTRAAKKDNTYVSKYGIDGIFRTFFVLALPAGGHLLDVVLGAPDVIFGMLAFGVLYHTLQSMTANAIRAGWGDSFPDWILTRITDWVKEELESKLKRAANRKNELEGGE, from the coding sequence ATGGATAAAATATATACACAAACAGGAGCAATCATATCAGGCATTATTGGTGCGATTGTAGGACCAAGCTTTAAATTTTTATACGGTGATAGTCATGTTGTTGGATCGGTCATGACGGCGTTGATATTTTTTATCGTGATGGATTGGATATCAGGAACGAGAGCAGCAAAGAAAGATAATACGTATGTGAGTAAATACGGTATCGACGGTATATTCCGCACGTTTTTTGTTTTGGCATTACCGGCAGGTGGTCATTTATTAGATGTAGTACTCGGTGCACCAGATGTCATTTTCGGAATGTTGGCATTTGGCGTTTTATATCACACCTTGCAATCGATGACAGCAAATGCAATACGTGCAGGATGGGGAGATTCTTTTCCAGACTGGATACTTACAAGAATAACAGATTGGGTTAAAGAAGAATTGGAGTCAAAATTGAAACGGGCAGCAAATAGGAAAAATGAGTTAGAGGGCGGCGAGTAA
- a CDS encoding DUF1349 domain-containing protein: MSDSIILIEEFNNTEIDKNLKWFSPPKEWNHNCESSNLIIKTDKQTDFWQKTHYGFQADNGHFLYYEVNRDFRLTTKVKSKPGNRYDQAGLMVRFSSNTWLKTSVEYIPDGNSKLGVVVTNQGYSDWSSQEFSEDQNSLFYRITRRENNYYVEYSLDGILWRQIRMTHLVKETDNIKVGIYACSPQGVGYEAEFDFIKIENINNDTKVY, from the coding sequence ATGAGTGATAGTATCATACTGATAGAGGAGTTCAACAATACCGAAATAGATAAAAATTTAAAATGGTTTTCCCCACCTAAAGAGTGGAATCATAATTGCGAGAGCTCGAACTTAATTATTAAAACTGATAAGCAAACAGATTTTTGGCAAAAAACACATTATGGTTTTCAAGCTGATAATGGACATTTTTTGTACTATGAAGTAAACAGAGACTTTAGATTAACTACTAAAGTAAAATCTAAACCAGGGAATAGATACGACCAAGCTGGCTTAATGGTGAGATTTTCAAGTAATACTTGGTTAAAGACTTCTGTTGAATATATACCCGATGGCAATAGTAAATTAGGTGTTGTTGTAACAAATCAAGGTTATTCTGATTGGTCTAGTCAGGAATTTTCAGAAGACCAGAATTCACTTTTTTATCGAATAACCAGAAGAGAAAACAATTACTATGTTGAATATTCATTAGATGGTATTTTGTGGAGACAAATAAGAATGACGCACCTCGTTAAAGAGACAGATAATATTAAAGTTGGCATCTATGCTTGCAGCCCACAAGGAGTAGGTTACGAAGCAGAGTTCGACTTTATTAAAATTGAAAATATAAATAATGATACAAAAGTTTATTAG
- a CDS encoding peptidoglycan recognition protein family protein: MKLLKHGSKIGNAIVIVDIISKNNPKIRPGYSMKPTHITDHDTGNAGRGANAEMHNRYIHNMASYQPKDTSHVSWHLSVDGNFIYQHLPFDENAWHCGDGSNTKSGNRVSIGVEKCMNVDGNRTKTEENAIALHAYLMKAFGFSSGKVVPHQSWSGKYCPAVILKRDGSFNPYRKRIDAAYQQSLGKPAQEPTNSTSTCTQW, encoded by the coding sequence ATGAAACTTCTAAAGCACGGTTCAAAAATTGGAAATGCTATAGTCATTGTGGATATTATATCTAAAAATAACCCTAAAATTCGACCTGGGTATTCAATGAAGCCTACACACATTACCGACCACGACACAGGAAATGCGGGGCGCGGGGCAAATGCTGAAATGCATAATCGCTACATTCATAACATGGCGAGCTATCAGCCTAAAGACACGTCGCATGTTTCTTGGCATTTATCGGTTGATGGAAACTTTATCTATCAACACTTGCCATTTGACGAAAACGCATGGCATTGTGGAGATGGATCCAATACAAAGTCAGGAAACCGGGTATCGATTGGGGTCGAGAAGTGTATGAACGTTGATGGGAATAGAACGAAGACTGAAGAAAATGCGATTGCACTGCATGCCTACTTGATGAAAGCTTTTGGCTTCTCTTCTGGAAAGGTGGTTCCTCACCAATCTTGGTCAGGTAAATATTGCCCTGCTGTAATCCTAAAGAGGGATGGTAGCTTTAACCCATATAGAAAAAGAATTGACGCGGCATATCAACAATCGCTAGGAAAACCTGCTCAAGAACCAACCAACTCCACATCTACATGTACACAGTGGTAA
- the map gene encoding type I methionyl aminopeptidase has product MVAKNKEDYNGLKVIGEICGAIRDELVHSTKPGITTKELDEIAREMFEKAGAQSAPKGEYGFPGYTCISINKEVAHGIPGKRTIQKGDIVNIDVSGSKNGYFADTGISFVVGEGDTTLQKICDVAKEAFDAGLKKAKPGSKKSALGKAAHNVAKQHGLTVIKNLTGHGIGRSIHEEPTHIFNYFSHWDDEILKDGMVIAFEPMISTFEEEVFQSEDGWTFLTNESFVAQYEHTVILTKEGPLITTL; this is encoded by the coding sequence ATGGTTGCAAAGAATAAAGAGGATTATAATGGATTAAAAGTAATTGGTGAAATCTGTGGGGCGATTCGAGATGAATTAGTCCATAGTACGAAACCTGGAATTACCACAAAAGAACTCGATGAAATTGCAAGAGAGATGTTTGAAAAAGCAGGAGCTCAATCTGCCCCAAAAGGAGAATACGGTTTTCCTGGATATACGTGTATTAGCATAAATAAAGAAGTAGCGCACGGGATTCCGGGGAAACGGACCATTCAAAAAGGGGACATTGTAAATATTGATGTTTCAGGTTCAAAAAACGGGTATTTCGCAGATACCGGAATTTCCTTTGTAGTAGGAGAAGGAGATACAACTTTACAGAAAATATGTGACGTTGCTAAAGAAGCATTCGATGCTGGACTTAAGAAAGCAAAGCCAGGTTCAAAAAAAAGCGCGCTCGGAAAAGCTGCACACAATGTAGCAAAACAGCATGGCTTAACAGTCATAAAAAATCTTACTGGACACGGTATTGGGCGTTCGATTCATGAAGAACCAACACACATTTTCAATTACTTCTCCCACTGGGATGACGAAATTTTAAAAGATGGTATGGTAATTGCCTTTGAGCCTATGATCTCTACATTTGAAGAGGAAGTTTTCCAATCCGAAGATGGATGGACCTTCCTAACCAATGAAAGCTTTGTGGCTCAATACGAACATACGGTTATTCTTACCAAGGAAGGACCGCTTATCACTACATTGTAA
- a CDS encoding hydrolase, whose amino-acid sequence MTRRKCNGYDSWNENHEKDDNHCQGCICNQLRRLQTQTEVDVFLSGGQVLEDVVFISFNRKDCCAFFTDPMTEPGSTLIVDCEKIDAIRIEAD is encoded by the coding sequence ATGACTCGTAGAAAATGTAACGGGTACGACTCTTGGAATGAAAATCATGAAAAAGATGACAATCACTGCCAAGGATGTATTTGTAATCAATTAAGAAGATTACAAACACAGACTGAAGTTGATGTATTTTTATCCGGTGGTCAAGTGTTAGAAGATGTTGTTTTCATCTCTTTCAACCGTAAAGATTGCTGTGCATTCTTTACAGATCCAATGACAGAGCCAGGTTCAACACTTATTGTTGACTGTGAAAAAATCGACGCTATCCGTATAGAAGCAGACTGA
- a CDS encoding ROK family protein, translating to MKLYSVMDIGGTFVKAAVMNQAGVVISEERIPTPEQGNGETYKLIRSIVHKHMNEHPAISGLALSVPAAVNVDNGFVSYAGSVTDLIGTQIKTELADLGIPVEVENDANCAALAEKWKGNAQDAESFLCVTVGTGIGGAIYLHDGILHGQEGMAGEFGLMLLNHTGEMDDLFAKWSFSRVSSTWNMIDHLNRNFHTTRTGEEWFALYDSGDKEVGAIVEKFYYRLSLGIINLMHIFAPEKIMVGGGISEREDLIQFVRKQVALVPTPIAKKVKIEACKQGNQAGLIGALYHFLKGN from the coding sequence ATGAAGCTTTACTCAGTAATGGATATTGGTGGAACGTTCGTGAAGGCGGCTGTGATGAATCAAGCAGGAGTTGTCATATCAGAGGAAAGAATACCAACTCCAGAGCAAGGTAATGGTGAGACATATAAGCTAATACGCAGCATAGTGCACAAACATATGAACGAACATCCAGCTATTTCCGGTCTTGCTTTGAGTGTTCCAGCAGCTGTGAATGTTGATAACGGCTTTGTTTCATATGCTGGCTCCGTTACAGATTTAATTGGTACCCAAATAAAAACCGAACTTGCCGATCTAGGAATACCTGTTGAAGTAGAAAATGATGCGAATTGTGCAGCACTTGCTGAGAAATGGAAAGGCAATGCGCAAGATGCGGAATCATTTTTATGTGTCACGGTGGGAACGGGAATAGGTGGGGCGATTTACTTACATGATGGAATTTTACATGGGCAGGAAGGAATGGCTGGAGAATTTGGGTTGATGCTTTTAAATCACACAGGGGAGATGGATGATTTATTCGCAAAGTGGTCGTTTAGTCGTGTTTCTTCTACATGGAATATGATTGATCATTTAAACAGAAATTTCCACACGACGCGAACCGGAGAAGAGTGGTTTGCGTTGTATGATAGTGGTGACAAAGAAGTAGGTGCAATCGTGGAAAAATTTTATTATCGATTGTCACTTGGAATTATCAATTTAATGCACATTTTTGCCCCAGAAAAAATAATGGTCGGTGGTGGCATTAGCGAGCGAGAAGATCTAATCCAATTTGTTCGAAAGCAAGTGGCATTAGTACCTACACCAATTGCAAAAAAAGTAAAAATCGAGGCTTGCAAACAAGGAAATCAAGCGGGGCTAATCGGTGCCTTGTATCATTTTTTAAAGGGAAATTAA
- a CDS encoding tyrosine-type recombinase/integrase gives MAEYNKNPFDLSAAKISFTDLYHIFMKQRFPNWDEKTTEEKDTLVSSYNSYAMAYNHSETLYDIKFVEVRKAHLQEVIDNCPKGQTKIKIKTLYSQMYKVAMENDIVDKDYEEFVDIASDDTKSSRKPFTAAEIKLLRDNIDKIPDVDVISILIYTGMRPAELLKMENANINIEERYMRGDVKNKHSKNRVIPLNKNIVGFVEKRMTANQYLLVGSRNKKMDYQSFRNRIWNKVMKELELVHLPHDSRHTFATIIDRAGADKLSIKRIMGHASKDITDGVYTHKDIEDLLKAVDLLE, from the coding sequence TTGGCTGAATATAATAAAAACCCTTTCGATTTATCAGCTGCAAAAATTTCATTTACAGACTTGTATCATATATTCATGAAACAAAGATTCCCTAACTGGGATGAGAAAACAACCGAAGAAAAGGATACGTTAGTGTCATCTTATAATAGCTATGCAATGGCATATAATCATTCAGAAACCTTATATGACATAAAATTTGTTGAAGTACGAAAAGCTCACTTGCAAGAAGTGATAGACAATTGCCCCAAAGGTCAGACGAAAATTAAAATTAAAACACTTTATAGCCAGATGTATAAAGTAGCGATGGAAAATGATATTGTTGATAAAGACTATGAGGAATTTGTTGATATTGCTAGTGATGACACCAAAAGTAGTAGAAAACCTTTTACAGCTGCTGAAATAAAGCTTCTTAGGGATAATATTGATAAAATACCTGATGTTGATGTAATCTCAATATTGATCTATACAGGAATGAGACCGGCTGAACTTCTTAAAATGGAGAATGCTAACATAAATATCGAGGAAAGGTATATGAGGGGCGACGTCAAAAACAAGCACAGTAAAAACAGGGTCATTCCTTTAAATAAGAACATTGTTGGTTTTGTTGAAAAAAGAATGACAGCTAATCAGTATTTATTGGTCGGGTCCAGAAACAAGAAAATGGATTATCAGAGTTTCCGTAATCGTATATGGAACAAGGTGATGAAGGAGCTTGAACTCGTTCATTTACCACACGACAGTCGACACACGTTTGCAACGATCATAGATCGTGCTGGAGCTGACAAACTATCAATAAAAAGAATCATGGGGCATGCTTCGAAAGATATTACGGATGGCGTATATACTCATAAGGACATAGAAGATTTATTAAAAGCAGTCGATTTGTTAGAATGA
- a CDS encoding DUF1064 domain-containing protein, with translation MRQRMSVQEYQNIKKPKRSKYGNKKTTLDGIVFDSKAEAKYYEQLKWLQECKEILFFRTQPRYLLQEAFEKDGKTHRKIEYVADFEVHQKDESIEVIDVKGVETDVFKMKEKMFHIKYPHKLSVVTLDPVFGWIELDKLKELKRLKE, from the coding sequence ATGAGACAACGCATGTCAGTACAGGAATATCAGAATATCAAGAAACCTAAACGATCTAAGTACGGCAATAAGAAAACAACATTGGACGGCATTGTTTTTGATAGCAAAGCAGAAGCGAAATATTACGAGCAATTAAAATGGCTGCAGGAATGCAAAGAAATATTGTTCTTTCGGACGCAGCCACGGTATCTCTTGCAAGAAGCTTTTGAAAAGGATGGCAAGACTCATAGAAAGATAGAGTATGTAGCCGATTTTGAAGTACACCAGAAGGACGAGAGCATTGAAGTGATTGATGTGAAGGGCGTTGAGACGGACGTATTCAAGATGAAAGAGAAGATGTTCCATATCAAGTATCCCCATAAGTTGTCGGTGGTTACGTTGGATCCAGTGTTTGGGTGGATTGAGTTGGACAAGCTTAAAGAACTGAAAAGGTTGAAAGAATGA
- a CDS encoding ATP-dependent DNA ligase, with protein sequence MKDSQKLFCSFYSFEICNVRRTFVPKQRNHFPDGTVLDGEIVVSDDQGKPDFEAVMQRFKSKKSPHQITYGVFDIVYYANENLSSKPLLERKEILNQSIPVDTNLLTKVNWTNGNGMAYFDSVKQLDLEGLVLKRADSGYQVNKHSKDWLKVINYKYENVYIAGLRKDKFGLLLNYENGTYAGLLEFMPPQNRKEFYNVYSDFVIKENDKFFYLNPNLKASVKFRNFTSKGLLRIPSFVERVS encoded by the coding sequence TTGAAGGATTCCCAAAAATTATTTTGCAGCTTCTATTCGTTCGAAATCTGCAACGTCCGGCGTACGTTTGTCCCAAAACAACGAAATCACTTCCCAGACGGAACAGTCTTAGATGGTGAGATTGTCGTTTCGGACGATCAAGGCAAACCCGATTTTGAAGCTGTAATGCAACGATTTAAATCGAAGAAGTCTCCTCACCAGATAACCTATGGTGTATTCGATATCGTTTACTACGCTAATGAAAATTTGTCTTCTAAGCCTTTACTAGAGAGAAAAGAAATTCTAAATCAATCTATCCCAGTTGATACCAATTTACTAACTAAAGTTAACTGGACCAATGGCAATGGTATGGCCTATTTCGACTCCGTTAAGCAACTAGACCTAGAAGGCCTTGTACTAAAAAGAGCCGATTCAGGTTATCAGGTCAATAAACACTCTAAAGATTGGTTAAAAGTTATTAACTACAAATATGAGAATGTTTATATTGCTGGTTTGCGTAAAGATAAATTTGGATTACTTTTAAACTATGAAAATGGGACTTATGCTGGATTACTAGAATTCATGCCTCCCCAAAATAGAAAAGAATTCTATAATGTTTACTCTGATTTTGTTATTAAAGAAAATGATAAATTTTTCTATTTAAATCCTAACCTGAAGGCATCTGTAAAATTTCGTAATTTTACTAGCAAAGGATTACTTAGGATTCCAAGCTTTGTGGAGCGGGTATCTTAA
- a CDS encoding YigZ family protein: MLPHYFTIKEKGEHEIIIQKSRFITYISRAESEQNAQEFIQIIKKKHWDATHNCSAYLIGEQNQIQKANDDGEPSGTAGVPMLEVLKKRDLKDVVVVVTRYFGGIKLGAGGLIRAYGKSVSEAINAVGVVECKLTVVMRVKVDYSWLGKLENELRTSVYQLKEIHYSEQVEVEAYVEEAQIDNFSAWMTDITNGQAVIMAGEKLYLEIDI, translated from the coding sequence ATGCTTCCGCACTATTTTACAATCAAGGAAAAGGGAGAACATGAAATCATTATTCAAAAATCAAGATTTATTACCTATATTAGCCGAGCGGAATCAGAACAAAATGCTCAGGAGTTTATCCAAATAATCAAAAAAAAGCATTGGGATGCCACGCATAATTGCTCCGCTTATTTAATTGGAGAACAAAATCAGATTCAAAAAGCGAATGATGATGGCGAGCCGAGTGGCACTGCAGGTGTTCCGATGCTGGAAGTGCTGAAAAAGCGTGATTTAAAAGACGTGGTAGTAGTTGTGACAAGATATTTTGGTGGTATTAAGCTTGGGGCTGGAGGGCTAATCCGTGCCTATGGTAAATCTGTATCAGAAGCGATTAATGCTGTTGGTGTTGTAGAATGCAAGTTAACGGTTGTAATGCGCGTCAAAGTGGACTATTCATGGCTAGGTAAATTAGAAAACGAACTGCGCACTTCGGTCTACCAATTGAAGGAAATCCATTACTCTGAACAGGTAGAGGTTGAAGCATATGTCGAAGAGGCACAGATAGATAACTTCAGCGCATGGATGACAGATATCACGAATGGACAAGCGGTTATTATGGCAGGAGAAAAGTTATATTTGGAAATAGATATCTAA
- a CDS encoding YjcZ family sporulation protein produces the protein MGFCGGYGSGGYDGGGYGNCNSFALIVVLFILLIIVGAAFIC, from the coding sequence ATGGGATTCTGCGGTGGTTATGGTAGCGGTGGTTATGACGGCGGCGGCTATGGAAACTGCAATTCTTTCGCTTTAATTGTTGTCCTTTTCATTCTGCTGATTATTGTCGGCGCAGCATTTATCTGTTAG
- a CDS encoding DNA methyltransferase, with amino-acid sequence MRSWNRIGCFFSSSKSFSSSIERSLPATVTLFKDLSLFDLPNKLAGAPANGIVLDPFFGSGTTGLVALKHGRNFVGVELNPEYIKNAENRLSDVQLELINEM; translated from the coding sequence GTGAGGTCATGGAATAGAATAGGATGTTTTTTCAGTTCTTCAAAAAGTTTTAGTTCTTCTATAGAAAGATCTTTACCAGCTACAGTTACCTTGTTTAAAGATCTTTCACTATTTGATCTACCTAATAAATTGGCTGGCGCTCCTGCAAATGGAATTGTATTAGACCCATTCTTCGGATCCGGAACAACAGGGTTAGTTGCATTAAAACATGGCCGTAATTTTGTTGGTGTCGAATTGAATCCGGAATATATAAAAAATGCGGAAAATCGATTAAGCGATGTGCAACTGGAACTAATAAATGAAATGTAG